The sequence below is a genomic window from Cyanobacterium stanieri LEGE 03274.
TGTTCATTGTTTACAGGGAGAGGCGGCGAAGATACAGTCTATTTATAACTAATTATCCAAACTTAAGATTATTCCTATTCTATATATTCATTCAATTCATGTCCTTAGTGCATATAACCTCTGTGTTGGTATTCAGCAATACAAAAATAGTTTTTAAGAATTCGTTACACTTCCGTTGTCAGTTCTTAACCATTTCTTAAATAAATAAATGTTGTGAGGTTTTAATGTCCAAAAAATTGAACAAATTATCATTGAAAACTATAAGTGCGATCGCCCTTAAATCTAGTCTAAAAAGCACCAAATATCAACTAATAGCAGCCCTAAGTATCTTAGTCGCAACCAACCCGGCCCATGCAGAAACCAACTTCATAGACATAGACAACCAAAATTCTATGGGGCAAGTCACCTCCGTAAACCAACTCAGTGACGTATCACCCACAGACTGGGCCTATGAAGCCCTAAGAAGTCTAGTAGAGCGCTATGGTTGTATAGTCGGTTATCCCGATCGCACCTTCCGAGGAAATCGAGCCTTAAGCCGTTATGAATTCGCAGCGGGTTTAAACGCCTGTATGCAATCCATTGAAAGACTAATCGGCACAGGAGGAGTAAGCGAAGAAGACATTGCCGCCCTGAGAAGGTTAATTGCTGAATTTGAAACCGAACTAGCAGCCCTTGGTGCTAGAGTTGACAACCTAGAAGGTAGAGTCGCCTTTTTAGAAGACAATCAATTTTCCACCACCACCAAACTAGCAGGAGAAGTCGCCTTTACCCTAGCCGATGCATTCGGAGGAGATGTCACCAACCCCACCACAGGATTAAGGGAAGACTTTAGCGCCCAAACTACCTTTACTTCCCGAGTAAGGCTACAAATGTCCACCAGTTTCACAGGCAACGACGTATTATACACCCGCCTAACCGCAGGTAACCTTGAAAATTCCTTCGCCAGTCAAACCTTCACCAATGAAGGACGTTTCGCCTACGATGGACAAGCAGGAAATAACCTCACCCTAGATCGTCTTCACTACTACTTTTCCCCCACCCGTAACTTGCGAGTATTTACCATGGCAAGTTTAGGAGGACATCACTTCTATGCCGATACCTTTAATTCAGGTTTAGAAGCAGGGGGAGGCGCAGGGGGTGCATTATCCCGATTTGGCGAACGAAATCCCATCTATCGTCTAGGTTTAGGAGGACAAGGTTTAGGATTGAGAACCCAACTAGGCGACAAATTTGAGCTTTCCGCAGGTTATTTAGCTAGAGGAGGTAACAACCCCGCCGAAGGTAGAGGCTTACTCAATGGTAACTATTCAGCCATGGGACAATTAGTCTTTAAACCTAGTAATCGATTTAAACTTGGTTTAACCTACATTAACAGTTATGACCCCAATGGCGCAGGTTCAGCCTTTAACTTTGGTGGCACTGGCACTAGATTTGGTAACCTACAAGGGTTAGGATTGGATGGAATTCCCGTAGCCAGTAACTCCTATGGAGTTCAAGGTCAATTTGATATTAGTCCTAAATTCAGTCTTCGTGCTTGGGGAGGTTATACCAACGCCAGACTAATAGAAACAGGCAGTGCAGAAATTTGGAACTATGCCGTCGCCCTCGCATTTCCCGATTTGGGTAAAGAAGGCAGTTTAGGAGCGATTATTGTCGGTGCTGAACCCTATTTAACGGGTTTGAGTGTACCTAATGCCGTTGATTTTGCCAAAGATACTCCTTTACACGTCGAAGTTTCCTATAAATATCCCATCAACGATCGCATCAGCCTCACCCCAGGATTAATTGTCTTAACTGCACCTAATCAAAATAGTGGAGCTAACGATCCTATTTATATCGGTACTTTGAGAACTACTTTTAGTTTCTAATCTTGGTTTTTGATTCCATGGGCGAGGGGTTCAAACCCCTTGTTTATTCTAGTAAACCACGGCGTTTCTGCTCAAACTCAAACTCCGAAATTAACCCTTCCTGCCTCAAACTCTCCAATTCTCGAATGGCAGATACCACATCCACTGTAT
It includes:
- a CDS encoding iron uptake porin, whose protein sequence is MSKKLNKLSLKTISAIALKSSLKSTKYQLIAALSILVATNPAHAETNFIDIDNQNSMGQVTSVNQLSDVSPTDWAYEALRSLVERYGCIVGYPDRTFRGNRALSRYEFAAGLNACMQSIERLIGTGGVSEEDIAALRRLIAEFETELAALGARVDNLEGRVAFLEDNQFSTTTKLAGEVAFTLADAFGGDVTNPTTGLREDFSAQTTFTSRVRLQMSTSFTGNDVLYTRLTAGNLENSFASQTFTNEGRFAYDGQAGNNLTLDRLHYYFSPTRNLRVFTMASLGGHHFYADTFNSGLEAGGGAGGALSRFGERNPIYRLGLGGQGLGLRTQLGDKFELSAGYLARGGNNPAEGRGLLNGNYSAMGQLVFKPSNRFKLGLTYINSYDPNGAGSAFNFGGTGTRFGNLQGLGLDGIPVASNSYGVQGQFDISPKFSLRAWGGYTNARLIETGSAEIWNYAVALAFPDLGKEGSLGAIIVGAEPYLTGLSVPNAVDFAKDTPLHVEVSYKYPINDRISLTPGLIVLTAPNQNSGANDPIYIGTLRTTFSF